The genomic stretch GATTGGGAGTGAAAGTCCGCCATGATGCGCCGCAGTTGCTCAGCTTCCTCTTTGGTCGGCGAAACAAAGCCCGTGACGCGATCTTCTTTCGGTCGATAAGCGATGTTTTTGTGATAATCAGCGTCCTTCTGCTTTTGAGCAAGTAAAAATGCGCGATCACTTTCGCTGAACTTGAACGGTGATTCGGGGAAATAAATGACACCACCCTTCTCCAAAAACTGACACGCAGTTTCGGCGCCGGCTTGATCTCGTTTGACCGAGATTTTGGAACTGCCATCGGTCATGAAGACCTGGTAGTCGATAGATGTTGTTGCTGTCATATTTCACCGCTTACTTATCTTTGTTGACATCGGCTTTGTTAAGTCAAACTACAGCCAGACACTCATGACAAGTTCAAAAATGGAGGGAGGTCAAAAACCTCTGTCAGTTGGGTTACCACGTAATCAGGCACACATGCGCCAAGAGCGTTATAACCTTGTTGTAAGTATACCGTTCCAATGCCGGCAGCCTTGCCGGCTAAAATATCCTTATAGCTGTCGCCAATGATAATCGCTTCATCGGCGCGCCGGTCGTACTTTTGCAAAAGCCCTGAAATCATGCCTGGTTTTGGCTTTCGGCAGTCGCACTGATCCCGATCATCATGTACGCAATGAAGAATTTCTGTGAACTTAAATCGCGCCTTCATTTCGGCGATTATCTGCTCCAGGTCAGCCGCCGCGATAGCGCCCCGCCGCACATCGGGCTGATTTGAGACCACGAATACACTCAAGGAACTACTGTCGAGACGCCTGTAGAATTCAATGAAGTCCGGGCGTATAACGAACTCGGAAAGCGTCCGCGGCGAAGAGACAACGTCCTCGCGCATGACGATTTCGTTTATGATTCCGTCTCGATCTAGAAAAAGTGTCTTGAGCATCGGTCACCGATAAAAGCGAAGCCAGAGGAGATCATACAGCGTGTCTGACAGGCTAAAGAAGCTATTTAAGCCTGAAACGCTTGTGCCGGTCCTGATTTTGCTTGCGCTCTTGAACATACTATTTTTTCCGGTTATCTGGGGAAACAAGACACTGATTCATAGCGCCGGCGATGCCTCCAGTATTATGCCGTATGGCGCTTATGAGCAAAACAAAGAAGTGCGTCAGAGCCGCCGTTCAAATGACGATGGCGCTCCGGCCTGGTTCTCAGAGCCCAGCTACGCACTTTTGCATAACCAATACTTCAAGCTAATGATTCCACCGTTATGGAATCCCTACAACGGCTTCGGCGCACCGCTGCTGGCGAATATGCAATCACAGCCGTTTAACCCTCTCGTTTTGATCGCCTGTCTGGCGCCCAGCCCACGCACTGATGACCTTTTCGTATTGGCGCGACTCTTGCTCGCCGGAGTTTTGACCAACCTCTATCTGCGCCGGCTCATTGGAGCCTATGGCTCCATATTTGGTGCAATTTCTTTCATGCTGACCGGTTACATGATTATGTTTTTGAACATGCCGGAAATAAGCGTCTCGATGTGGATGCCGGGGTTATTTCTCGGGCTGGAGCTTTTAGCCGAATCCATCTCGTTCAACCGAGTCATCTTGAGTGGATTTTTCACCGCTATGATTCTTCTTGGTGGCATGCCAGAAGTGGCATTTCTAGAGCTTTTCATCGGCGGCATATATCTGCTCATCCGCGTGCTCACTCTAAAGACCGGCTGGAAAACGAGAAATCGATTCTTTCTTGCGTATGCGCTGAGCTGCATTATCGGGCTTGGCTTAGCCGCTCCTCAAATACTGCCTTTTCTGGAATATATTCGAGAATCGTTCAACTCACATGCCGGAACAATTGGCTCAGGAGAAGCGTCCGGGCCTGGTTCAGTCTTTCAGCAGAATTTTCCGGCGCACTTTCTGAACTATCTTGCGCCCCTCATTTATGGACCACTCGGGGAAGCAAAAGTCCGCCCAGGTTTTGGATACGATGGATTTAACGGATATTGGGGCGTGCTCTGCTTTGCGTTTGCAATGGTGGCTGTTTCATTCGCTTTGGATAGAAACGCTGGAAAGAGTGCAGCGGCAAAACCCATAATTCTTTTCTTTGCGGGCGCTGCAACCATCCTGCTTTGTAAGAAATTCGGCGTTCCCTTTATCAATCTTCTAGGTGCACTGCCACTCTTCAAACTGGTTGTATTTTGGAAATACAGCGAGCCCATTCTGGGCTTCGCTATGGCCACACTCGCGGCGATTGGATTCGATTTGCTATCCACAGGCAGATTGCAAAAACGCACTCTGCTAATTGGCTTTTCGACGGCGACCGCCATTCTGCTGGCTACGGCTCTCTACGACAAGCGCTTCTTGTGGGGAGACCATGTCGTTCATATGGTCTTCAACAAGATACTGTCCATCTCGATTGCACTTTTGTGCATCGCATGTGGTATCAGCCTGCTGTCAACAGCAAAGCCGCTATTGCGCCCTAAACTCTGCCGCTTTTTGCTAATTCTGCTTTGCACCGATTTATCTACTTGCTTTTTGCTACCAATGTTTTACTGGTTCCATCAGCTTGCAGACCAGCAAGCAAATCCATACAAAGGCGCTCCGTATGTAACCTGGCTCAAATCCAATTTGAATGACTCCGAGCGAGTGCTGGGATTCGATGGAGTGCTCTTTCCAAATTGGTCTAGTGCATTTCAGCTGCGAGACATTCGTAACCTGGATGCAATGTATCCAGCCAGATATCTTAATTTCATTCGCAATTTCTTGACGGAACACGAGCCAACTGAGCTTGCAGACTTCAACCTGACAAATCGATTCAACGGTACGGAAAAGCTCGCTGATCCGCTCTTTGCCAGCGCCGATCAATTCAAACTGGATAGGCTCTGGTATCTTTCTTCAATTCGGTATCTGCTAGCAACTAGAGATCACTTTCAAGGGAAACCGACTGAAATTATTCAGTCAATTGTCGATCGCTCGAAAGCCGAACCACAGTTCCTAAGACTGGATGCATTCACGATCGACAACCAGACGAAGCACGTCTTATTTCAGCATCCACGCGGCTCTCGAGCCCTAGACAGCGTGGATTATCAATGCATCGTTGATAGAACCAAACCATTTTTAAATTTCTCCATCGCGATCGATCCACAGGTGCGCGATATAGCAGACAGTGATGGCATGACCTTTGCGGTGCACGTAATTGCAAGCGCAAAAGACATCAATGTTTTTAGCCGCAACATAGAACCGAAGCGCAAAGATGCCGATCGGCACTGGCTCTCAGAATCGGTTGATTTATCTAAATTTGCGGGTCAATCAATCAAATTAGTATTCGAAGTCACGCCTGGTCCGGGCACGAACACATCAGGCGACTGGGGCGGCTGGGCGGACATTCAGCTTTCCAACTCGACACTCGCTCCCTCCAAACCGACGGCAGACAACACCGCAGAAGCCGCTCCTCAACTTGTTTACGACAAGGAGGTCAAAATATTCAAAACAGCAACTGCTTTGCCTCGCGCATCGATGTTTTACCAGGCATTAATAGCAAAAGACGATTCAGAGACCCTAACAAAACTAAGATCGAAAGACTTCAACATCCACTCGACTGTACTCTTGTCGCCCGATCAAATAGAGCCAGCGATGCTTCCGCCGGTTATAACAAACGAAGAGTTACGCAGCCAGAAGATAATCCTGGATACGCCGCTGACAGTAAAAGTTGCGGTGGATTCGAAACACGACGGAATTCTGATGCTGAACAACCAGTTTTACCCGGGCTGGACCGTGTACGTCGATGGTAAGCCTGATGAGTTGCTGCGCGCAGATTACTTGTTCGACGCAGTGCTGGTGAAGGAGGGTCAACACGAAGTGCTATTTCAGTACGAACCGCTTTCGTTTTACGGAGGCGCCTGCCTCTGGGCGTTGACACTCTTCAGCATCTCGGCATACGCCTTCTTCATCGGTCGACGAAAGACAAGCGCCAATGACCATTCCGCTTGACTATTTCGATCAAAATGGTTAAAATGTACAAAATAATCAATTTGGACATAATCCTGAAAAACCGCAACTATGGCTAACTCCCCTGGACTTTGAATCCAAATGTCATCTGCAATCCGAGGCTGGCTATGAAGACGATCACGGCGACCGAGCTGAAAACAAAAACGGGGGCGACTCTGGACGCAGCACAAAGAGAGCCAGTTGCCATCGAAAAAAATGGACGTCAGGTTGCTGTCATCATCCCCAAAGCCGATTACGACCGCCTTATGAAGCTTGAAAACGAATATTGGTTGGCACGAGTTGAAGCCGCCGAGAAAACTGGTTACATCGGAACAGAAGCCACAACAGCATTCTTCAAAGAGAAACTAAAAGGCGATGCTGAAACCGGATCTGACTAATGATGCAATGCGATTCCTGAAAAAGCGTGATGGTAAGCAGTTTATGCAAATATTTCAGGCAATCACAGCTCTCTGCAATGAACCGCGACCAACCGATTCAATTTCGATGGGGAACGGCGCCCACTTCAGAAAAGACGCAGGCGAGTTTCGGGCAATTTACAGATTCGACGAAAACACTCTTTATGTAACCGTCGTCGGTAATAGAAATGATAGTGCTGCTTATCAAGAATTTGACAGAAAGTAATACGCACGCCCTTCGTGCTGTGCCCGTTAACTTGACGTAGCCGGCAATATATCTAATTTCTGCCAAAATCATCGCTGGCGCTTGAGTATAGGCAGCCATTTGAGTAAGCTTGTGCGGTTATGAGTCAATCATCGAGTACCTCCACCTTAGTTTTGACCGCCCCCGGCATAAATGTTGCCGGTTACCTCACATCAGAGTCGGGCGTGGCTGAAGGCGCACGTGGATATGTGAAAGCGCTTCAGCACTTGAATTACAACATTGCCCTCAATAATTTCGAAGTTGCGGCAAGCAGAAAAGAAGACAAAACGTTTACGACTTTTGCCACTAACAACCCGCATCCAATCAATCTTGTTTGCGTGAACGCCGACCAGCTCCCGGCGTTTATTCAACAATTCGGCGCAGACTACTTCAAAGACAAATACAACATTGCTGTCTGGTGGTGGGAAACTCCTGAATTTCCAGAGGAATGGTGGGAGCATTTCAATCATTTCGACGAAATTTGGGTAGGCAGCTCATACATTCAGCGGACTCTGGCAAATGTAGCGCCGGTGCCGATCGTCGTGGTTCAGCCCGTCGTCGAACCAAAAGCATTTTCTGTTGACAGAAAGAAATTTGAACTGCCGGAAGACGAATTTTTGTTTTTGTGTGTTTTCGATTTCCTTAGCAGCTTCGAGCGAAAGAATCCCCTTGCCACCATCGAGGCTTTCAAAAAAGCATTCTCTCCAGAAGAGCCGGTGAGACTGGTTCTTAAATGCATCAACGGAGAAAGGAACCCCAAATTATTAGCCGAATTACAAGAACGCGCTAATGGACTGAGAGTGACAGTTTTGGATCGTTATTTGTCGCCTGATGACAATCAACTCCTGAGTAATTCCTGCGATGCATACGTTTCGCTGCATCGCGCTGAGGGGCTTGGATTCCCGATTGCAGAAGCCATGCTGAATAAGAAACCGGTCGTCATTACTGGATGGTCCGGCAACATGGATTTCAACTCCATCGCCAATTCTTACCTCGTTTCATACGAATTAATTGCAAACCAAATTCAAGTTGGACCCTACAAAATTGCGGATACGTGGGCGAATCCAAGCCCTGAGCATGCGGCGCAACAGATGCGTTCTGTTTATACAGATGCGATAACGCGCGAGAAGATGGTCGCCAACGCCTTCAAAACGGCATCGGATTACTTCTCACGGCAGACAGTTGGTGAAATCATCCAGACCAGACTGACAGCTGTTGCGGCATTCAATCGACCAACTTCAGAGCCTCCGACTGACGCAAAAATATGCGACATCGATGCGCTAACAGAACAAAGACTCAAGATAATTGAATCTGGTGAAGACCCAGCCGACACAAGCGCTTCCAAGTCGCGGATTCGCAAGGTAATGATGAATTTCGTTGAGAAGAGCGGCTATCTAAACCGCATCTACAGCGCTCTTTTCCGAAAAATCTTTACCGACTCATCTAAAATCCAAACCAAAGTTGAGCTGATTGATTCTCGCACCAGACGAGCGGTCGCGGATGCAGATCGCAGAATAGCGATTCTGGAAGAACGAATACGAGAATTGGAAAAACAAAATCAATGACTCTAGAAATGGTGACAGCGTGGTGCACTTAAGACATGACGAACGGCATTTCACGGACAATGATACGGTGCGAGACATCGTCATTGGCATGTCTGACGGGTTAACGGTTCCGTTCGCTCTTGCGGCTGGATTGTCCGGCGCCGCGCTGAACTCAAGCCTTGTAGTCACTGCGGGGCTGGCAGAAATCGCCGCCGGCTCCATTGCAATGGGACTGGGCGGATACATGGCTGCAAAAGGCGATGAGACCCACTATGCCCAAGAATTGCACAGAGAAAACCGAGAAGTGGCTGAGATTCCTGAGGCCGAGAAAGCCGAAGTCAAAGCAATTTTCCACGAATACGGACTATCAGACGACGAGATCAAACCAATCGTAGAGACCCTCTCGGCAAGACCAAATGACTGGGTGAAATTCATGATGCGCTTTGAATTGAACATCGAAAAGCCGGACCCTCGCCGCGCGCGCATCAGCGCATTCACAATCGCTGCTTCCTATGTAGCCGGCGGCATTGTGCCGCTCGTTCCCTACATGCTGGTGTCTAACGCAAATACTGCGTTGCTTATCTCAGTAGCTTGCACGCTCATAGCACTGTTCATTTTCGGCTTCGTCAAAGGGAACTTTACCGGCGTGCCACCACTGAAAAGTGGAACAGAAACGCTGCTCATCGGCGGAGCGGCGGCCGCTGCAGCGTTTGGCATTGCGAAATGGGTTAGTCATTAGTAATTGAAACTATGTCCCTAGATTCACAAAAATACGCTCGTGAACTTCGTGCCCTCATGGAAAAAGATGAATGCATTGCTTTTTTCACAGTCTCACACCCAACGCTCAGTACTCAACAAATCTCTGAGTTGCTCCAGTTGGAGCCGGTTTATGCGCTCGAAGATGGAGACACCATCTATGAATCCAAACGTCATCATATAACTCAAACCGGTTCATACTGGCGCATTGAGGTGTGTGAAACCGGTTGCCGGATCTCGTCGGAGCAACTTTTATCCGATCTAATAGCTCATTTATCAGGAAAGTTACCGACAATCAGGCGCCTACAAAATGAAGGTGCAAAAATGTCGCTGAACCTCCACTACACTTTAGCTTCTAATGTCTCATCACTTGAGTTATCCCCGGATTTGCTGACTCAGCTGTTCCAGCTACGGATCAGGCTTCGTGTCATGACGATAAAACCGGTAGACGAATAGACAAACCAGACCGGAACCTAGTACTAAAATCAAAGGACAACGCGCTTTCAGCGTACTTTTACCAGTGACGGAATCAATAATCAGCACTAGCATTTAAGAACTAAAAGGGTTCGCTGATGCTTGACCGTAGTCATAAATTTCTAGTGAACACTTGTCTATCGCTGTTTTGTGTCACCACAAGCCTGGGAATTCTGAGACATCTAATTTGTCTTCACAGATTTAAAGTCGAATTCAATGATTCAACGGCAAACATAATTGCCTTTTGTCTTGTGGTACCTCTAGTCGTGGCATTGAAGATTCGCACGGAAAGAACGGATTGCTTCAACACAGCCATCCTTACAGAACTACACCTTAACAAAACGTCCGTGAAAATATTTGTAATCATGAGAAACGTTTTTCTCGTAGCGGGGTGCATGACATTACTTTTGTTCAGCACGTATTTTTCGTACTTCGGATGGCGCTTTTACGGAACAGAAGTGACAGCAAACATCCTAGACACACTGGGTTACTACGAACTAGCAGAACAAGTCTATCGCTCTGTTAACACTAGCCAGCAATATTCGTCATTTGCAGTTTGGCACACAGTGCGAATAGATGATAACTGCGAAGATTTGCTAACCGAAGAACGGAGAAACCAAGTCATAAGCCAAATCTACGGCAAAAACAGTATTCAGATGGCCGATCGATATTACTATCTGGGACGGGTGGCTGAATATCAAGATTCTTACGCACAGGCAGAGAAGTGGCTGCAGAAATCGGCAACGGTCTATCTGCGGAATCGAAAGTTCTCTAAGTTGATCGATGCACTTACTCAAATGACCTTCTCAATAAGCCAGGTCCGCGAAACATATGATGAGGACTGCCACAAACTAGTCAAAGTTGCAGCTGAGATAATGCCTTTGACGAACGAACCTCTAAATTCCACATCCCAAGTTCTGCTGCCATACTTCGCTAGACGAATGAATGACGCCCCGCTGGCGAATTATCTGTACGAAAAAATTGGCGTGTTAAATAGTACGAGCGCAGAATATTCTGACACCGCATCTGCTCAAGATAAGACTACAGACTTCCTTTGTATCCTTTTCTCTGTGCTCACGTCTGGCGTTGGTTCGCTGCTCCTAACAGAGATAATGCTTCTCGAACGAATCGAATCCGCAAGAAAGCGGCTCCTAAAGACCTTTCAGGATTCAGATGAAAGAATTAACGCACTCAACGAACTTATTATCCTGCATCTATTCCGCCAAGAAATAGACAAAGCCGCACACCTTAGCGAGCATCTAATTCCTCTAGCAGAGGAAAGCACCAGTGTACAAACGGTTTCGAAAACACTGGCGTCACCGATGAGAGTTCGGGTTTGCGTAATCTCGCGCGAATTAGTCCGCACAGTTATAGTCTCATTAATATTGTGCTGGTACTATTGCATATCCTGATGCACTCTTTCGGAGGGATAGCGTTAGAAATCATCGAAATTGGTGCGAAACTAACCAGTATGATTGCTGCGAGAACAGATTTTGGATGTCGAAAAAGATAAATCTAGCGGTCCTGGCAGCACTGATTGTTTTGACGATTTTCGCTGTATCTGTCGCCAACAATCCAACATCGCTCGCTGAATGGCAATTGCGCACGAAGTATCTGAACAAGGTTGTAAAACTGCCGGTTCCATTTTTTCCTCAGGAGCACAACCTGAGCTGCGAGATTGCTTGCTTAAGAATGGCTTTGAACTATCAGGGTGCACCGGTTAGCGAACAAGAACTGATCAAAATGTTGCCATTCGATGCTACGCCGAAGAAAGGTCGAACCTGGGGCGACCCGAATAAGGGCTTTGTCGGGGACATAGACGGCGAGATGTGCGTAAACGGTTATGGAGTGTACTGGGAGCCGATCGCTCAAGTTGGGCGACATTGGCGTAAAACCGAAGTTATAGAAGAAGGTACCGCACAAGACTTAGCAGCGAATCTTACAGCGAAAAGACCGGTAATAATTTGGGGACATTCCGGTGCAGGAGTTTCCCATTCAACTGAGTGGGAAACTCCACTCGGAAAAACAATTTCTGCATTGCAAGATGAGCACGCACGAGTTGTGACTGGATTTGCCGGCGATCAACAGCACCCCGACGTCTTTATTGTCCTGGACCCAGTTCTGGGTGAACTGTTCTGGAATCGAAAAGAACTCGAAAAGAACTGGCATTCGCTAGGAAATCACGGTGTCGTCGTTTATGCACAATAGAGACGCAGCGCGCCCTTTAAAAGGAAAAGATCCGCTACCAGTTCAAATCATCAGCATAGCCCAGCTCAATCAAGAGAGAGCCTGCCAAATTCTTAAAAATCACCTTCTGCTCATCACTCATCTGGGTGATCCACTTTTTGCTAAAGTCAGTAAGCGGTTGATTAATTTGCCAGTTTCGATACTGCTGATGTGTTGCACTGCTGATTATGTCCGGCTTCTCTAGATTGTCGCTGTACCATCGTTCTGGTCGAAGCTCTGTATGAACGATTTCCGGTTCAAACTCCTCGCCGATAAAATCAAAGAGGTCGGCGAGTGTACGAGTCGAGTTGGTGACAAGGTCTTCGTACTTCACCATCATGACATTTGGATTGTCTAAGTACTGCTCAGCTACACGATATTCCTCAACCCAGCGCTTCACGGCTTGCTCAAAGCACCCCCAGGTCTTTGACTGCGACAGCGCAACGTCCCTGCCATCCCTCAACATAACAACCACTTTTGCATCCGGGTAGTAGTTGAAAATGTCTTTCAAATACCAGAGGTGCTTCGGCGTCTTCTCTGCCCATCTTTCCGCACCAGTTTTTAGCGTTAGTTTGTTCCACGAAATAAAGCGACGCAATTTGCTGAGTAACCCCAGCCAGATGAAACAATCAGACTCTCCTTCAACCGCGTAAATATGACTGTGATTGGAAAGAATCTTGAGCATAATGGAAGTGCCGCTGTGCCCAGACCCAACAACAAAAATCGGCGAGAACAGCTTACGCCTGCGAGATTGACTGATCCCGAAATATGACTTTTGCAAAACAGAGGTTGAAAGTCGGGGAATTCTGGTAGCCTCGGCGCGACGACTGATACCAGATTTAATGGCGAGAAAAACGCTACGCGCATTGAAGGCTAGTGGAATCGCAGGCTCTTCTACAGGTGCCAGGTTAATGGACCGATACCGTTCATTTAGAAGCTCAAGCTCGCGCATTGTCGGCTCTTCCAACCGCCTTTTTTTCTCTTCCAGGAATTGTCCAATGCTATGCATTGTCTGCGTTTCCGTTGGTCCCCTAAGAAGGGGCTGCCCATTATCTTAACGCCGATAACACTTTCCCGAAGTGTTGCGTTGTATTCTTTTGTACTGCAACGAGACGCAGATTGCTATCACACCTTCAGGTGATTTATGCCTGAGGAGAGGCGTTTGTGCATTATGGAAAGTGCGAAATCAACCAATTTTCAACTTGTGCTTAAAAACGTACAGCAAAGTTCAAACTTGATAGGCACCACCAAGTAACCACACGAAAAGGAGCGAAATCAGTGGTTAATCAGAGGTTTCTGTCTTGGCTTGAAAGTAATTCCAATAATCAAATTGATGTCGACTATCGGCAGCATAAAAGGGAAATATTCCTGATGCACCGGTTCAAAATAACGCGATACTTCTTTGATAATTTCGTCCGGAATACTGATATGTTCGCTGTCAATAAACCACTTATACGGCTGCCCATATCGCTTGCGGAACATCTGCTCGGTCGAAACAAATCGAGCAAGGTTGTACGCGACTCCACCTTCGCAAGGAATCACAACGCTGAAAATGCCCTTCTCTTTGTCGCACAACCTGTACATCTCTTTGACCGCTGAAGGCAAGTCAGGAAGATGCTCCAGAACGTGGATAGCGATAATGCGGTCGAAATATCCATCTTCGAAGTCCAGACGTCCCTGGCAATCACCCTGCCGTGCATCTATGTCGGGAAAACGGGCGCGAATCTGCTCAACCATGTTGGTACGCAGTTCAACCGGTATGTAATTCCGGCGCTGCTCTGCGGTGAGCTTTTCGAACTCCAGATGCTCGCCGAGCCCAGCGCCGATTTCCAGCGTGCGAACGAATCCGGCCGGCGAGTTGCGCACGGTATAGCCGTGATTGAATTTTTCCAGCGGCACAAACGACTTTTGGGATGCAAGTTGCTCATGCCAGTAGCGCATGAAATCATCTTTGGTGGCAAGCTGCTCGGCTGTCAAAACCGGCAACTGTTTCGGCCAGGTGTATGAGCCCTTCAGCTTCAACGCGCTTCCTCGAGTACGAACAAACGAGTTTTCGAAACCGGCTGCTTATCAGCATGCAATGAAGGAATAGCAATCATTTTCTGAAAGAGTTCCAGACTTCGGCCGATTCCAATCGGCAATCTTGTCTGTTGGTCGTGTGTCCATTTGACACCAATTTCCTTCACAGTAAGACCCATTTTCATGGCCACATAAAGCAGTTCTGCATCAAAATAGGCGCACTCATAGACGACATGCGGGAATAACAACTTCACAGCATCGGCCGTGAACATTTTGAAGCCACATTGCGTATCTGGATAAGGCATCCTCAATATAGCGCGTTGCAAATACCCAAATCCGATGCCAAGCTGCCGCCGCGGAAACGCCTGCGGAGTTCCTATTCTCGTGTCTTGATGCGAACGTGAACCGATAATCACATCGCCACCCTTCTCAATTTCGGCGAGGAAATTGGTGAGATATTCAATTGGCACGGCATAATCCGCATCCATGAACAATCTATAATCTCCCAGGGCGTTAATCATACCGTATTTAACTGAAAACCCCTTGCCTCGATTTTTGGGCAGAGAAATCAGTCTGATGC from Candidatus Melainabacteria bacterium encodes the following:
- a CDS encoding DUF4279 domain-containing protein, which gives rise to MSLDSQKYARELRALMEKDECIAFFTVSHPTLSTQQISELLQLEPVYALEDGDTIYESKRHHITQTGSYWRIEVCETGCRISSEQLLSDLIAHLSGKLPTIRRLQNEGAKMSLNLHYTLASNVSSLELSPDLLTQLFQLRIRLRVMTIKPVDE
- a CDS encoding type II toxin-antitoxin system RelE/ParE family toxin, whose amino-acid sequence is MLKPDLTNDAMRFLKKRDGKQFMQIFQAITALCNEPRPTDSISMGNGAHFRKDAGEFRAIYRFDENTLYVTVVGNRNDSAAYQEFDRK
- a CDS encoding glycosyltransferase family 1 protein, which gives rise to MSQSSSTSTLVLTAPGINVAGYLTSESGVAEGARGYVKALQHLNYNIALNNFEVAASRKEDKTFTTFATNNPHPINLVCVNADQLPAFIQQFGADYFKDKYNIAVWWWETPEFPEEWWEHFNHFDEIWVGSSYIQRTLANVAPVPIVVVQPVVEPKAFSVDRKKFELPEDEFLFLCVFDFLSSFERKNPLATIEAFKKAFSPEEPVRLVLKCINGERNPKLLAELQERANGLRVTVLDRYLSPDDNQLLSNSCDAYVSLHRAEGLGFPIAEAMLNKKPVVITGWSGNMDFNSIANSYLVSYELIANQIQVGPYKIADTWANPSPEHAAQQMRSVYTDAITREKMVANAFKTASDYFSRQTVGEIIQTRLTAVAAFNRPTSEPPTDAKICDIDALTEQRLKIIESGEDPADTSASKSRIRKVMMNFVEKSGYLNRIYSALFRKIFTDSSKIQTKVELIDSRTRRAVADADRRIAILEERIRELEKQNQ
- a CDS encoding sulfotransferase, which gives rise to MHSIGQFLEEKKRRLEEPTMRELELLNERYRSINLAPVEEPAIPLAFNARSVFLAIKSGISRRAEATRIPRLSTSVLQKSYFGISQSRRRKLFSPIFVVGSGHSGTSIMLKILSNHSHIYAVEGESDCFIWLGLLSKLRRFISWNKLTLKTGAERWAEKTPKHLWYLKDIFNYYPDAKVVVMLRDGRDVALSQSKTWGCFEQAVKRWVEEYRVAEQYLDNPNVMMVKYEDLVTNSTRTLADLFDFIGEEFEPEIVHTELRPERWYSDNLEKPDIISSATHQQYRNWQINQPLTDFSKKWITQMSDEQKVIFKNLAGSLLIELGYADDLNW
- a CDS encoding HAD-IIIA family hydrolase — translated: MLKTLFLDRDGIINEIVMREDVVSSPRTLSEFVIRPDFIEFYRRLDSSSLSVFVVSNQPDVRRGAIAAADLEQIIAEMKARFKFTEILHCVHDDRDQCDCRKPKPGMISGLLQKYDRRADEAIIIGDSYKDILAGKAAGIGTVYLQQGYNALGACVPDYVVTQLTEVFDLPPFLNLS
- a CDS encoding type II toxin-antitoxin system Phd/YefM family antitoxin, whose product is MKTITATELKTKTGATLDAAQREPVAIEKNGRQVAVIIPKADYDRLMKLENEYWLARVEAAEKTGYIGTEATTAFFKEKLKGDAETGSD
- a CDS encoding glycosyltransferase family 2 protein, which translates into the protein MPVRKPRVKVSIIIPAYNEESRLPHTLMKTATFLAQQAYSSEIIVVTDGSTDGTEQVVEDAAARYGGIRLISLPKNRGKGFSVKYGMINALGDYRLFMDADYAVPIEYLTNFLAEIEKGGDVIIGSRSHQDTRIGTPQAFPRRQLGIGFGYLQRAILRMPYPDTQCGFKMFTADAVKLLFPHVVYECAYFDAELLYVAMKMGLTVKEIGVKWTHDQQTRLPIGIGRSLELFQKMIAIPSLHADKQPVSKTRLFVLEEAR
- a CDS encoding iron transporter, which gives rise to MHLRHDERHFTDNDTVRDIVIGMSDGLTVPFALAAGLSGAALNSSLVVTAGLAEIAAGSIAMGLGGYMAAKGDETHYAQELHRENREVAEIPEAEKAEVKAIFHEYGLSDDEIKPIVETLSARPNDWVKFMMRFELNIEKPDPRRARISAFTIAASYVAGGIVPLVPYMLVSNANTALLISVACTLIALFIFGFVKGNFTGVPPLKSGTETLLIGGAAAAAAFGIAKWVSH
- a CDS encoding class I SAM-dependent methyltransferase encodes the protein MRYWHEQLASQKSFVPLEKFNHGYTVRNSPAGFVRTLEIGAGLGEHLEFEKLTAEQRRNYIPVELRTNMVEQIRARFPDIDARQGDCQGRLDFEDGYFDRIIAIHVLEHLPDLPSAVKEMYRLCDKEKGIFSVVIPCEGGVAYNLARFVSTEQMFRKRYGQPYKWFIDSEHISIPDEIIKEVSRYFEPVHQEYFPFMLPIVDINLIIGITFKPRQKPLINH